From Sporichthyaceae bacterium, one genomic window encodes:
- the acnA gene encoding aconitate hydratase AcnA, whose product MSRDSFNSRGDLQVGAASYQIFRLSAVDGAARLPFSLKVLLENLLRTEDGANITAEHIRALAGWDPAAEPDTEIQFTPARVVMQDFTGVPCVVDLATMREAVTDLGGDPTRINPLAPAELVIDHSVIADFFGTGDALTRNVELEYQRNRERYQFLRWGQTAFDEFKVVPPGTGIVHQVNIEHLARVVMVRDGQAYPDTCVGTDSHTTMVNGLGVLAWGVGGIEAESALLGQPVSMLIPRVVGFKLHGELSEGVTATDLVLTITEMLRNHKVVGKFVEFYGPGVSAVPLANRATIGNMSPEYGSTAAMFPIDAETLRYLELTGRTPEQIALVEAYCKEQGLWLDPQAEPDFSEKLELDLGTVVPSIAGPKRPQDRIRLTDAKPAFRRSLRDYVDHTPFDGDDGSFPASDPSAHAPGDEHSGRASKKVPVTLSDGTAFELDHGAVTIAAITSCTNTSNPTVMIGAALVAKKAVEHGLTRKPWVKTTLAPGSQVVSDYYDRAGLTPYLDKVGFNLVGYGCTTCIGNSGPLLPEISAAINDNDLAVTAVLSGNRNFEGRISPDVKMNYLASPPLVVAYAIAGTMDIDIVNDVIALDPEGKPVHLRDIWPSAAEIEEVLAGAVTQDMFIKDYADVFAGDQHWQGLPTPTGSTFEWDPDSTYVRKAPYFDGMALEPSPVSDISGARVLAKLGDSVTTDHISPAGNIKADSPAGKYLAEHGVARADFNSYGSRRGNHEVMIRGTFANIRLKNLLLHGVEGGFTRDFTVGGTDGVQATIFDASANYQAAGIPLVILAGKEYGSGSSRDWAAKGTALLGVRAVIAESYERIHRSNLIGMGVLPLQYRDGETAESLGLSGEETYEIVGITELNDGSIPREVTVRTGTTEFQARVRIDTPGEADYYRHGGIMQYVLRSLLRG is encoded by the coding sequence ATGAGTCGGGACAGCTTCAACAGCCGGGGCGACCTGCAGGTGGGGGCCGCGAGCTACCAGATCTTCCGCCTTTCCGCCGTCGACGGCGCGGCCCGGCTGCCCTTCAGCCTGAAGGTGCTGCTGGAGAACCTGCTGCGCACCGAGGACGGCGCGAACATCACCGCCGAACACATCCGGGCACTGGCCGGCTGGGACCCGGCAGCCGAGCCGGACACCGAGATCCAGTTCACCCCGGCGCGGGTGGTCATGCAGGACTTCACCGGCGTGCCCTGCGTGGTCGACCTGGCCACCATGCGCGAGGCCGTCACCGACCTCGGCGGCGACCCGACGCGCATCAACCCACTGGCCCCGGCTGAGCTGGTCATCGACCACTCCGTGATCGCCGACTTCTTCGGCACCGGCGACGCGCTGACCCGCAACGTCGAACTGGAGTACCAGCGCAACCGGGAGCGCTACCAGTTCCTGCGCTGGGGCCAGACCGCCTTCGACGAGTTCAAGGTGGTCCCGCCCGGCACCGGCATCGTGCACCAGGTCAACATCGAGCACCTGGCCCGCGTCGTGATGGTCCGCGACGGCCAGGCATACCCGGACACCTGCGTGGGCACCGACTCCCACACGACGATGGTCAACGGCCTGGGCGTCCTGGCCTGGGGCGTCGGTGGCATCGAGGCCGAATCCGCACTGCTCGGTCAGCCGGTGTCGATGCTGATCCCGCGGGTCGTCGGATTCAAGCTGCACGGCGAATTGTCCGAGGGCGTCACCGCCACCGACCTCGTGCTGACCATCACCGAGATGCTGCGCAATCACAAGGTGGTCGGCAAGTTCGTCGAGTTCTACGGCCCCGGCGTCTCCGCCGTGCCGCTGGCCAACCGCGCCACGATCGGCAACATGAGCCCGGAGTACGGCTCGACCGCGGCGATGTTCCCGATCGACGCCGAGACTCTTCGGTACCTGGAGCTGACGGGCCGCACCCCCGAGCAGATCGCGTTGGTCGAGGCCTACTGCAAGGAGCAGGGCCTGTGGCTGGACCCGCAGGCCGAGCCGGACTTCTCCGAGAAGCTCGAACTCGACCTCGGCACGGTGGTGCCCTCGATCGCCGGCCCGAAGCGCCCGCAGGACCGCATCCGACTGACCGACGCCAAGCCGGCTTTCCGCAGGTCGCTGCGTGACTACGTCGATCACACTCCCTTCGACGGAGACGACGGCTCGTTCCCGGCCAGCGACCCATCCGCGCACGCGCCCGGCGATGAGCACTCCGGTCGGGCGTCGAAGAAGGTGCCCGTCACGCTGTCCGACGGGACGGCCTTCGAGCTCGATCACGGCGCGGTCACCATCGCGGCGATCACCTCGTGCACCAACACCTCGAACCCGACGGTGATGATCGGCGCCGCGCTGGTCGCGAAGAAGGCCGTCGAGCACGGGCTGACCCGCAAGCCGTGGGTGAAGACCACATTGGCCCCGGGCTCGCAGGTCGTCTCGGACTACTACGACCGTGCGGGCCTGACCCCGTACCTGGACAAGGTCGGGTTCAACCTCGTCGGCTACGGCTGCACCACCTGCATCGGCAACTCCGGCCCGTTGCTGCCGGAGATTTCCGCGGCGATCAACGACAACGACCTCGCCGTAACCGCCGTGCTGTCCGGCAACCGCAACTTCGAAGGCCGGATCTCGCCGGACGTGAAGATGAACTACCTGGCCAGCCCGCCGCTGGTGGTCGCCTACGCGATCGCCGGGACGATGGACATCGACATCGTCAACGACGTCATCGCGCTCGACCCCGAGGGCAAGCCGGTTCACCTGCGCGACATCTGGCCGAGCGCGGCCGAGATCGAGGAGGTGCTCGCGGGCGCGGTCACCCAGGACATGTTCATCAAGGACTACGCCGACGTTTTCGCCGGCGACCAGCACTGGCAGGGGCTGCCGACCCCGACCGGATCGACGTTCGAGTGGGACCCGGACTCGACCTACGTGCGCAAGGCCCCGTACTTCGACGGCATGGCGCTGGAACCATCGCCGGTCTCGGACATCAGTGGCGCGCGAGTGCTGGCCAAGCTCGGCGACTCGGTGACCACCGACCACATCTCGCCGGCGGGCAACATCAAGGCCGACTCGCCGGCCGGGAAGTACCTCGCCGAGCACGGCGTGGCCCGCGCGGACTTCAACTCCTACGGCTCGCGCCGCGGCAACCACGAGGTCATGATCCGTGGCACGTTCGCCAACATCCGGTTGAAGAATCTGCTGCTGCACGGCGTCGAGGGCGGCTTCACCCGCGACTTCACAGTGGGCGGGACGGATGGCGTCCAGGCAACCATCTTCGACGCCTCGGCGAACTACCAGGCCGCGGGCATCCCGTTGGTGATCCTGGCCGGCAAGGAGTACGGCTCCGGGTCCTCACGCGACTGGGCCGCGAAGGGCACCGCCCTGCTGGGCGTCCGGGCGGTGATCGCGGAGTCCTACGAGCGCATCCATCGGTCGAACCTGATCGGCATGGGCGTGCTGCCGCTGCAGTACCGCGACGGCGAGACCGCCGAGTCGCTCGGCCTGTCCGGCGAGGAGACCTACGAGATCGTCGGCATCACCGAACTGAACGACGGGAGCATCCCGCGGGAGGTGACCGTCCGGACCGGCACGACGGAGTTCCAGGCCCGGGTCCGCATCGACACCCCCGGTGAGGCCGACTACTACCGGCACGGCGGGATCATGCAGTACGTGCTGCGCTCGCTGCTGCGGGGCTAG
- the egtA gene encoding ergothioneine biosynthesis glutamate--cysteine ligase EgtA → MGAGSVDRFSEVEAQTFVARTCFKTGPPRAVGIELEWLLNHRDDPVRPITPADLDLAQQAASTLRHSTLSIEPGGQLELSSVPFAGAAECVIALRADLGPFRQALHSAGLALTGIGLDPWRPPHRILDRPRYVAMERHFDRRGSAGRRMMCSTAAVQVNVDAGVGEPAPGQVDALARWDLLHALLPVLVGAFANSPVRGGRPTGWLCTRQQVWEDIDPARTAPAYRPDEHPARSWSSYALAAPVMCIPTDGPDWSAPVGLTFHDWIRTGTPRPPTEADLAYHLTTLFPPVRARGHLELRVIDAQRTDSDWVAAFAFVTALVDDPVAADRAREALCPVSGPDWVRTAARTGMSDPVLVKAARGCFEAALEALAGSPEAGLREELTAFAARYPDRARCPADDTLVDLLGSSGRPPEEAA, encoded by the coding sequence GTGGGGGCAGGATCGGTCGACCGTTTCTCGGAGGTCGAGGCCCAGACCTTCGTGGCGCGTACCTGCTTCAAGACCGGACCGCCACGGGCGGTCGGCATCGAACTCGAATGGCTGTTGAACCATCGCGACGATCCTGTTCGGCCCATCACCCCGGCCGATCTCGATCTCGCCCAGCAGGCGGCGAGCACGCTGCGCCACAGCACGCTCTCGATCGAGCCCGGCGGTCAGTTGGAGCTCTCGAGCGTTCCGTTCGCCGGCGCCGCGGAATGCGTCATCGCACTACGCGCCGATCTGGGCCCGTTCCGCCAGGCCCTGCACAGCGCGGGCCTGGCCCTCACCGGCATCGGGCTCGACCCTTGGCGCCCGCCCCACCGCATTCTCGACCGCCCCCGCTACGTGGCGATGGAACGCCACTTCGACCGTCGCGGGTCCGCCGGTCGGCGGATGATGTGCAGCACCGCGGCCGTGCAGGTCAACGTCGACGCCGGTGTCGGCGAGCCGGCCCCGGGCCAGGTCGACGCCCTCGCCCGCTGGGATCTGCTCCATGCGCTGCTTCCCGTGCTGGTCGGCGCGTTCGCGAACTCCCCCGTTCGCGGCGGTCGCCCCACCGGATGGCTGTGCACCCGCCAGCAGGTCTGGGAGGACATCGACCCCGCCCGCACGGCGCCCGCGTACCGGCCGGACGAGCACCCGGCACGGTCCTGGAGCAGCTACGCGTTGGCGGCCCCGGTGATGTGCATCCCGACCGATGGCCCCGACTGGTCGGCGCCGGTCGGCCTGACGTTCCACGACTGGATCCGCACCGGGACGCCCCGACCGCCCACCGAGGCTGATCTGGCCTACCACCTGACGACCCTTTTCCCACCGGTGCGCGCCCGCGGCCACCTGGAACTGCGGGTCATCGACGCCCAACGCACCGATTCCGACTGGGTCGCGGCGTTCGCGTTCGTGACCGCCCTGGTCGACGACCCGGTCGCCGCCGACCGCGCCCGTGAGGCGCTGTGCCCGGTGTCCGGCCCCGATTGGGTACGGACCGCGGCCCGTACCGGGATGAGCGACCCGGTCCTGGTCAAGGCCGCCCGCGGCTGTTTCGAGGCCGCGCTGGAGGCACTGGCCGGATCACCCGAGGCCGGGCTTCGGGAGGAATTGACCGCATTCGCGGCGCGTTACCCGGACCGGGCCCGGTGCCCCGCCGACGACACGCTGGTCGACCTGCTGGGGTCATCCGGTCGGCCGCCCGAGGAGGCAGCGTGA
- the egtB gene encoding ergothioneine biosynthesis protein EgtB, with the protein MIPERHERLAADLDRARGRSLALTEALDDAELIRQHSPLMSPLVWDLAHIGNQEELWLLRRVAGRAGMLPDGIDELYDAFRHARRDRPSLPLLDPTESRKYLHEVRGRVGDLLEVLDLEAPDPLTRNGFAFAMIAQHEQQHVETMLATHQLRVGPAVLSAPPAPGSIAPPAAAEVFVPAGEFEMGTDLDPWALDNERPAHQVHVPGFGLDTTPVTNAAYAEFVAAGGYRDPRWWEPAGWEHVQDAELTAPAFWVSDGPGWWVRRFGEVVPLVAAEPVQHVCWYEAGAYARWRGRRLPTEAEWEKAARFDPATGRSRRYPWGDDDPTPERANLSGRHLGPAPVGAYPAGVSPHGVHQLVGDVWEWTSSDFTGYPGFRAFPYREYSEVFFGSEYKVLRGGSWAVDPVACRGTFRNWDYPIRRQIFAGFRTARDAEQI; encoded by the coding sequence GTGATCCCCGAGCGGCACGAACGGCTGGCGGCCGACCTCGACCGGGCCCGTGGGCGCAGCCTGGCCCTGACCGAGGCGCTCGACGACGCCGAGCTGATCCGCCAGCACTCCCCGCTGATGTCGCCGTTGGTCTGGGACCTGGCGCACATCGGGAACCAGGAGGAACTCTGGCTGCTGCGCCGGGTCGCCGGGCGGGCCGGGATGCTGCCGGACGGGATCGACGAGCTGTACGACGCCTTCCGGCATGCCCGACGCGACCGGCCGTCGCTGCCACTGCTCGATCCGACCGAGTCGCGGAAGTACCTGCACGAGGTGCGTGGCCGGGTCGGCGACCTGCTCGAGGTTCTCGACCTGGAGGCGCCGGATCCACTGACCCGGAACGGCTTCGCGTTCGCGATGATCGCCCAGCACGAGCAGCAGCACGTGGAGACGATGCTGGCCACCCACCAGTTGCGCGTCGGTCCCGCTGTGCTGAGCGCCCCGCCCGCACCGGGCTCGATCGCCCCGCCCGCCGCGGCCGAGGTGTTCGTCCCGGCCGGTGAGTTCGAGATGGGCACCGACCTCGACCCGTGGGCGCTGGACAACGAGCGACCGGCCCACCAGGTGCACGTGCCCGGGTTCGGGCTGGACACCACGCCGGTGACCAACGCCGCCTACGCCGAGTTCGTCGCCGCGGGCGGCTACCGCGATCCGCGGTGGTGGGAGCCCGCCGGCTGGGAACACGTGCAGGACGCGGAACTGACGGCGCCTGCGTTCTGGGTGTCCGACGGCCCGGGGTGGTGGGTGCGCCGCTTCGGCGAGGTGGTGCCGTTGGTCGCCGCCGAGCCGGTGCAGCACGTCTGCTGGTACGAGGCCGGCGCGTACGCCCGGTGGCGTGGTCGGCGGCTGCCCACCGAGGCCGAGTGGGAGAAGGCCGCCCGGTTCGACCCGGCCACCGGTCGGTCGCGGCGCTACCCCTGGGGCGACGACGACCCGACCCCCGAACGGGCGAATCTGAGTGGGCGTCACCTCGGCCCGGCGCCGGTCGGTGCGTACCCGGCCGGGGTGTCGCCGCACGGGGTGCACCAGTTGGTCGGCGACGTCTGGGAGTGGACCTCGTCGGACTTCACCGGTTACCCGGGCTTCCGGGCCTTCCCGTACCGGGAGTACTCCGAGGTCTTCTTCGGCTCGGAGTACAAGGTGTTGCGTGGTGGCTCGTGGGCCGTCGACCCGGTCGCCTGCCGGGGGACGTTCCGCAACTGGGACTACCCGATCCGGCGGCAGATCTTCGCGGGCTTCCGGACCGCACGCGATGCGGAGCAGATCTGA
- the egtC gene encoding ergothioneine biosynthesis protein EgtC, which translates to MCRHFAYLGPSVRLSDLVFAPPHGPLKQSWAPRRQNNGLLNADGFGLGWYPHPGAEPVRYRRPVPLWTDADLPTTARGITSDAVLGAVRSATPGNPVSEAATAPFAHGTRLFSHNGALPGWPESGAELAAELSWPELARQQVLLDSTLLWALFLHLLDAGADAAGALAEVTRRARRIPGARVNLLLHDGNRILATAAGDTLCYLQGGQPDASGVDRPAVIVASEAFDDADGWEDVPDDHLLIATRTAVALRHLTDVPLAAREADELLLEAP; encoded by the coding sequence ATGTGCCGTCACTTCGCTTACCTGGGGCCGTCGGTGCGGCTCTCGGACCTGGTGTTCGCTCCCCCGCACGGCCCGCTGAAGCAGTCCTGGGCACCGCGCCGGCAGAACAACGGTCTGCTCAACGCCGACGGGTTCGGCTTGGGCTGGTACCCGCATCCGGGTGCCGAGCCAGTGCGCTACCGGCGCCCGGTGCCGTTGTGGACCGACGCCGACCTGCCCACCACAGCGCGTGGGATCACCTCCGATGCGGTGCTCGGCGCCGTGCGCTCGGCCACGCCGGGCAACCCGGTCAGCGAGGCCGCCACAGCACCGTTCGCCCACGGCACCAGGCTGTTCAGCCACAACGGGGCCCTGCCTGGCTGGCCGGAGAGTGGCGCCGAACTGGCCGCGGAGTTGAGTTGGCCGGAGTTGGCCCGCCAGCAGGTGCTGCTGGACTCGACGTTGCTGTGGGCGTTGTTCCTGCACCTGCTCGACGCCGGCGCCGACGCGGCCGGGGCGTTGGCCGAGGTGACCCGGCGGGCCCGGCGGATTCCCGGCGCGCGAGTGAATCTGCTGCTCCACGACGGCAATCGAATCCTGGCCACCGCGGCCGGCGACACCCTCTGCTACCTGCAGGGCGGCCAGCCGGATGCCTCCGGCGTCGATCGCCCCGCGGTGATCGTCGCCTCCGAGGCGTTCGACGACGCCGACGGTTGGGAAGACGTCCCCGACGACCACCTGCTGATCGCGACCCGCACAGCTGTGGCGCTCCGTCATCTGACGGATGTCCCGCTGGCGGCGCGAGAGGCGGACGAACTGCTCCTGGAGGCTCCGTGA
- the egtD gene encoding L-histidine N(alpha)-methyltransferase produces the protein MTATAPLRRLVIEELLPADFVAQSLRSDVRNGLGQRPRTLPPKWFYDKVGSDLFVEITRLPEYYPTRAEAEILRREADRIAAVSRAESVVELGSGSSEKTRLLLDALDRAGTLRRYVPVDVSAEALVEAATGLLADYPALAVHGVVADFEGQLDQLPEHTGPRLFVFLGGTIGNFEPESRARFLKSVAAGMRPGDHLLLGTDLVKSPAVLVPAYDDAAGVTARFNRNVLEVINRELDADFDVEAVEHVAVWDEDAEWIEMRLRTPVAQRVHIGALGLVFDLDAGEEIRTEISAKFRPEGVRAELAAANLRVHEWWTDSEDRFGLSLSTLSS, from the coding sequence GTGACCGCGACTGCCCCGCTCCGCCGCCTGGTGATCGAGGAGTTGCTACCCGCCGACTTCGTCGCCCAGTCGTTGCGCTCCGACGTGCGCAACGGCCTGGGTCAGCGCCCGCGCACGCTGCCGCCGAAGTGGTTCTACGACAAGGTCGGCAGCGACCTGTTCGTCGAGATCACTCGGCTGCCCGAGTACTACCCGACCCGGGCCGAGGCCGAGATCCTGCGCCGCGAGGCCGACCGCATCGCAGCGGTGTCACGCGCCGAATCGGTGGTCGAGCTGGGCTCCGGCTCCTCGGAGAAGACCCGGCTGCTGCTCGACGCGCTGGACCGGGCGGGCACGCTACGCCGCTACGTCCCGGTCGACGTGAGCGCCGAGGCGTTGGTCGAGGCCGCCACCGGCCTGCTCGCCGACTACCCGGCGTTGGCCGTCCACGGCGTGGTCGCCGATTTCGAGGGCCAGCTCGACCAGCTGCCCGAGCACACCGGCCCACGGCTTTTCGTTTTCCTCGGCGGGACCATCGGCAACTTCGAGCCGGAGAGCCGGGCGCGGTTCCTCAAGTCGGTCGCGGCCGGGATGCGCCCGGGCGACCACCTGCTGCTGGGCACCGACCTGGTGAAGTCCCCCGCAGTGCTGGTCCCCGCCTACGACGACGCGGCCGGGGTCACCGCCCGCTTCAACCGCAATGTGCTCGAGGTGATCAACCGGGAGCTCGACGCCGACTTCGACGTCGAGGCCGTCGAACACGTCGCGGTGTGGGACGAGGACGCTGAATGGATCGAGATGCGCCTGCGGACCCCGGTCGCGCAGCGGGTTCACATCGGCGCTCTCGGTCTGGTCTTCGATCTGGACGCGGGCGAGGAGATCCGCACCGAGATCTCGGCCAAGTTCCGCCCCGAGGGTGTCCGCGCCGAGTTGGCCGCCGCGAACTTGCGGGTGCACGAGTGGTGGACCGACTCCGAGGATCGCTTCGGCCTCTCCCTGTCGACGCTCAGCAGTTGA
- a CDS encoding class I SAM-dependent RNA methyltransferase: MDERATRARRRTGAYRRVAERSNAGDAAGQVLELTVGNPAHGGSCVARHGELVVFVRHALPGEEVRARVTEGKVGDRFWRADAIEVLVASPDRVAPACEYAGPGGCGGCDWQHADLAAQRRIKAQVLAEQLHRLAGLDVECEVEALPGAADGSGWRTRVRFAVDAAGRAGLRRHRSHEVVPIAGCFIAHPDVAATGVLRSRWTQTAEVQVTVAGSGERAVVVRAAENPRGVRAQPSAEPLPDPETTVLGYWPPGVSAAERVVETVLGRSYAVPAGGFWQVHPQAAQTLVEAVRAVLDPHPGDVLLDLYSGVGLFAGALASAVAPGGEVHAVESDAAAVAAARDNLLGIAGVSVVADRVDRALADGLPVASLVVLDPPRSGAGREVVEAVAARGPRRIAYVACDPATLARDLRIFADCGYRLTSLRAFDLFPHTHHLEALAGLEPA; the protein is encoded by the coding sequence ATGGACGAGCGGGCTACGCGGGCACGTCGGCGCACCGGCGCGTACCGGCGGGTGGCCGAGCGCTCGAACGCGGGCGACGCGGCGGGTCAGGTCCTGGAGCTGACCGTCGGGAACCCGGCGCACGGCGGCAGCTGCGTCGCGCGGCACGGCGAGCTGGTGGTGTTCGTGCGGCATGCGCTGCCCGGCGAGGAGGTCCGGGCCCGGGTGACCGAGGGCAAGGTCGGCGACCGGTTCTGGCGCGCGGACGCGATCGAGGTGCTGGTGGCGTCGCCGGACCGGGTCGCGCCCGCGTGTGAGTACGCCGGCCCGGGCGGTTGCGGCGGCTGCGACTGGCAGCACGCCGACCTGGCCGCCCAACGGCGGATCAAGGCGCAGGTGCTGGCCGAGCAGTTGCATCGGTTGGCCGGCCTGGACGTCGAGTGCGAGGTCGAGGCCTTGCCCGGCGCCGCCGACGGTTCGGGTTGGCGGACCCGGGTGCGGTTCGCCGTCGACGCGGCCGGGCGGGCGGGCCTGCGGCGGCATCGCTCGCACGAGGTGGTGCCGATCGCCGGGTGCTTCATCGCACACCCGGACGTGGCCGCGACCGGGGTGCTGCGGTCCCGCTGGACCCAGACCGCCGAGGTGCAGGTCACCGTCGCGGGGTCCGGCGAGCGTGCGGTTGTGGTCCGGGCGGCCGAGAACCCCCGCGGGGTCCGCGCCCAACCGTCGGCCGAACCGCTGCCCGACCCGGAGACCACCGTGCTCGGCTACTGGCCGCCCGGGGTCTCGGCCGCCGAGCGGGTCGTCGAGACCGTGTTGGGGCGTAGCTACGCCGTCCCGGCCGGCGGATTCTGGCAGGTGCACCCGCAGGCCGCGCAGACCCTCGTGGAGGCTGTGCGGGCGGTGCTCGATCCGCACCCGGGCGACGTGCTGCTGGACCTCTACAGCGGGGTCGGGTTGTTCGCCGGGGCCCTGGCGTCGGCGGTCGCCCCGGGCGGGGAGGTGCACGCAGTCGAGAGCGATGCGGCCGCGGTTGCCGCCGCTCGGGACAACCTGCTGGGGATCGCCGGGGTGTCGGTGGTCGCCGACCGGGTGGACCGGGCGCTGGCCGACGGCCTGCCCGTGGCCTCGTTGGTCGTGCTCGACCCGCCGCGGTCCGGGGCCGGGCGGGAGGTCGTCGAGGCGGTCGCGGCCCGCGGGCCACGGCGGATCGCCTACGTCGCCTGCGACCCGGCGACGCTGGCCCGCGACTTGCGGATCTTCGCCGACTGCGGCTACCGACTCACCTCGTTGCGTGCCTTCGACCTGTTCCCGCACACGCATCACCTGGAGGCGCTGGCCGGCCTGGAGCCCGCCTGA